tcgaaccggGGACCTCCTgaagcgcatgaaactttgggaaacggaCAACAATCTATTTAaagaataattcttaattcaaaaaatttctttggaaaaaacGAGAATTTCCATATAAATGCGATATTAGTAATGAAAATTTCTACACGATAATTGATGTAGTACTTAAAAGTGGGGAAAAAAAGTATCTTAGGATATATAccgaaatagatttttaaaagtgGAAAATATAAAACAAGATAAAAAAAACATTGATGGAAATATTTTTAGAACGGCATGCATTTatttttaaagaaataaatcttattaatttccatgaaaaaggatttttttagagaaaaacaaaccaacattgaatcatattttgagaaaatttaatgtgtatgaaaataattttttattttctaatggaatttttattttatataatatttgggaccTATTAATGTTTAAGGGGAACTTTTGAAATGTACtatattataattttatctaatttattattttatcacTAAGGGCCCGAATCGGGctggaaaattttattattttagtgagactatattatcgagtattatttCAAGAGAACTAAAATCTTGTCTTGACAGAATCATCGTCAGTCCAGCTAACCTCTCTGCGTGGCTTTGCTCCTTCCAATATGCATTCTATCTTTGTTCAGACCAAGAAGCTATGCCGAGGCAAAATCAGGCAACAGAAAAAGATTGCAGGTTGCTGCCACCAACCATGCATTGTCCGTGTGGAAGGAGCCGGGTGGCTGCTATGCACTGGCTACTAAACTATTACAGCATCATGTTCATTCGGGTTCTAAGAAGACAGATTCGGAGACGGACTTGAAAAAGCAGGGAACTGCTAACTTGATGGCTTGCCGGAGGAAGACAGAGTGCGGTCAGTTTGCAGCTGCTATAGGTTTGCTCTCCTCATCTGGGGTGTCTCCTTGCAGCGAGAAAACTTACCTCGATTTGCAAGATAAGCACCCTCCTGCTCATTCACCTGCTATTCCTGATGATGTTTTCTTGGCTGAACCTATCACGGTGGATTCTCGTGCTGTGTTGGGAGCTATCAAAAGCTTCCCAAAAGGTACATCGTGTGGGCGTGATGGTCTTCGGGATCAGCATCTGGTTGATGTGATGAGTGGAGCAGATGTATCGGTGGCGGATAATCTTCTCGCTTCGATTATAGGGgttgtcaacctttggttggcCGGTACATGCCCTGCGTCTCTAGGTGAGTTCGTCGCCAGTCCACCCCTAACTCCTTTGCTTAAGCCTGGGGGTGGTATTCGGCCTATTGTTGTGGGCACGGTTTGGCGAATATTGGTCTCAAAAGTAGCTGCCTTCTCTGTTGGTAAAGACATGACTTCTTACTTAGGCGATTACCAATTTGGAGTTGGAGTGCCTGCTGGAGGAGAGGGTATTTTACATGTTGTAAACTGCTTACTAGAGATGAAAGGGCATTCCGATAAAATGTCAATGTTGCTTATTGACTTTTCCAATGCCTTTAACATGGTGAGAAGAACTCAGCTCATCAAAGAAGTTCGCCtacattgtccaggtatttctcgctgggtagaattttgttacttGCGTCTTGCTAAGCTCTATTATGACCAATATATTTTGTCGTCTGCACTTGGAGTTCAACAAGGAGACCCCCTCGGTCCCTTACTGTTTGCGTTGACACTTCACCCCCTAGTGAAGTCGATTGCTTCTCGATGCACACTTGATTTACAcgcttggtaccttgatgataGCACTATTATTGGTGATACTTTGGAGGTGGACAAGGCCTTGAGCATAATAGACACCGAAGGGCCAAGTAGGGGGCTACATCTAAATGTGAATAAAACGGAAGTCTTTTAGCCTTCGATTGATCCCAGAAGCACAACTGATGGTGTTTTTCCATCTGATATTGGTAGACCctctaatggtgttaaacttaTTGGTGGTCCGGTGGGTTTAGATTTGAACTTTATTAGTGGCATGTTGTTGACCAGGGTGAGTAAGACTGTTCAACTAATGTCGGTGATCAAAAAACTCAAAGACCCACACAGTGAGATGCTATTATTTCGCAATTGTACTGGTGTATCTcgattatattttgcaatgcgaaCGACCAATCCAGCAGCCTTACAACCAGCCACTGATCTTTTTGATGACCATTTATTTAAGTATTTACGTTTACTCATCACCGGagatggtgctggttttggtcccCTGCAACAGAGATTAGCCACCTTGCCCATCAAAGAGGGTGGTCTTGGCATTTATACCATGGCTGACACTCGTGCTTACTGCTATCTCGCTTCCCAGAGTCAGACAGCTTCAGTGAAGAAGATAATTCTTGGTaatttattctcaacaaacaaaggaTCTGCTTATCAGCTGGTTCTTCAGAACtttatccaggtatgtggattacctccTTCTTATTGTGTCGATGATACTACCCCATCTTCCATGCAcaccctggcagtcacttattttgatgcagtcaagaagcaaatcccagaccaatttaatatgtctgcaagagattctatTTTATGGCAGTGTAACCGTGTCAATCATGCTCAAGATTATATATTAGCGATACCTATTAGTGGGCTCAATCAGTGCTTCAGCCCTAGACAGTTACGAGTTGTACTCTGCTATAGACTTGATATCCCTTTGTTTGTTGAGGATAGTTTATGATCGAGTTGTAACAGATCTATGGACATTTTCGGAgaccatgcgcttcattgtgctaaagatgttgggTGCAAGTTTCGACACGGTCTTGTTCGTGACGTTATAGTTGACATTTTTTACAAGGATGGTGTACCTGCGCATAAGGAAGTATCTCTTGGTATTCAGTCAGATGATGACAAAGACTTGAGGCCTGTAGATATTCTTGttcttaactgggaaaatggtcaggatgtttgcatggatgtcaCTGGGGTCTCGCCCTTCACTGGTGATGGTGTTCGCTCATTTGTCCCAGGAAAGGCTATTTCTAAAGCAGTTTCAAGAAAACGCtctaaatatttggacaagtgtaTTTTTTTGGGTCACAGTTTGGGTGTTTTAGCTTTCTCTACTTTAGGGGAGCTTGGTGACgacactttgtgttttttcaagcgtctgaaaaaCTGTCTAGTCAGTAATGATGCTAGTAAgagttttggtagttttatttttcataattaggcattgctattcaaagaggaGTTGGAGCACAGTTTGTTGATAGGCTACCATCCAAAAGCTTTGTTTAAGTTCTTTTACTTCCAATTTTTGTGGAgcaaatgattttgaaaaagttTTACTTATTGGGACTGTTCAATAAATTACTTGATGATGCAGTTGATCAGCTGGATGCGAACAGTTAACATCTTGGGACAAGCTTCTTAGTTTAAAACCGGTGCTTTCAGAGATTATTGCATAAAAACCTTCGTGCAAACGGCAATTTTCAcctttcaaaaagaaaaactatATCTGAAACAGTGCCACCACCCaacccaataaaaacacatttcaCGTGCCTATCCAAGAAACTTTTGTACTGGAATTGGAAACTAAAACACAGAATTCCTCAATACACAACATTCAGCTGTTGTATCTCTGTTGCTAGTGTAGTCAAGAAAAAGGGGAAAAAATACgaaaattgatcattttatccATGTTTCAACTGGGTTTTGATCTTCAGACCATGTTTGGTCTTTGAGGAAGTAAGAGATTATAGAACTTATCATGCAAAAAGAAACTTTTGCCCTTGCTATCAACTGACTTTTTCCACCCACACCACCCACTGTTCACAATCTTCTTTAGATCTTCACCACCAGTATAGTGAGGATCCAATATGAGGAATGCGCAATCTCCACTTGCGTCATTATAATCAACTCCTAACAGTGTATATGCAAGAACACCACCACCTGCATCCATAGTCC
The nucleotide sequence above comes from Papaver somniferum cultivar HN1 chromosome 8, ASM357369v1, whole genome shotgun sequence. Encoded proteins:
- the LOC113305956 gene encoding uncharacterized protein LOC113305956 — encoded protein: MPPESLAEGTTQLYRPRSYAEAKSGNRKRLQVAATNHALSVWKEPGGCYALATKLLQHHVHSGSKKTDSETDLKKQGTANLMACRRKTECGQFAAAIGLLSSSGVSPCSEKTYLDLQDKHPPAHSPAIPDDVFLAEPITVDSRAVLGAIKSFPKGTSCGRDGLRDQHLVDVMSGADVSVADNLLASIIGVVNLWLAGTCPASLGEFVASPPLTPLLKPGGGIRPIVVGTVWRILVSKVAAFSVGKDMTSYLGDYQFGVGVPAGGEGILHVVNCLLEMKGHSDKMSMLLIDFSNAFNMVRRTQLIKEVRLHCPGISRWVEFCYLRLAKLYYDQYILSSALGVQQGDPLGPLLFALTLHPLVKSIASRCTLDLHAWYLDDSTIIGDTLEPSIDPRSTTDGVFPSDIGRPSNGVKLIGGPVGLDLNFISGMLLTRVSKTVQLMSVIKKLKDPHSEMLLFRNCTGVSRLYFAMRTTNPAALQPATDLFDDHLFKYLRLLITGDGAGFGPLQQRLATLPIKEGGLGIYTMADTRAYCYLASQSQTASVKKIILGNLFSTNKGSAYQLVLQNFIQCNRVNHAQDYILAIPISGLNQCFSPRQLRVVLCYRLDIPLFVEDSL